One Cytophagales bacterium genomic window carries:
- a CDS encoding class I SAM-dependent methyltransferase yields the protein MKQVLNKTDFATEYEAAQNFNFLTKWLHSLRYKAIHKVFDQLSKEITDRPIKVFEIGSAYGRLYGLLNKRYNIEYTGIELYEPLYKLSLERYGNNTNARFMLGNCMDDDNYKDLDKPDIIIALETLEHIAEHDVVRLIERIATIKPGLFVCSVPVEIGPAIWLKNLGSFITGYTRHKEYTMKETFWAGFYKLDKLPPHTTGHKGFDWRWLAQTIRHNFCIQKIITFPLNLIPTGLASSVFIISKPRCWKMEDG from the coding sequence ATGAAACAAGTATTAAATAAAACCGATTTCGCAACTGAATATGAAGCTGCCCAAAACTTCAATTTTCTCACGAAATGGCTCCATTCGTTGAGATATAAGGCTATACATAAAGTGTTTGATCAACTATCTAAAGAGATCACCGATAGACCCATCAAAGTTTTTGAAATTGGCTCAGCTTATGGAAGGCTTTATGGCTTACTCAACAAAAGGTACAATATTGAATATACAGGAATAGAATTATATGAACCGCTTTACAAATTATCATTGGAACGATATGGTAACAATACTAACGCCAGGTTTATGCTGGGAAATTGCATGGATGATGATAATTATAAAGATTTAGATAAACCAGATATTATTATCGCATTGGAAACCCTGGAGCATATTGCCGAACATGATGTAGTCAGATTAATAGAAAGAATTGCTACGATTAAGCCCGGTTTATTTGTGTGTTCTGTCCCGGTAGAAATCGGTCCTGCTATCTGGTTAAAAAATCTTGGTTCTTTTATCACCGGCTACACGCGTCATAAAGAATATACTATGAAAGAAACTTTCTGGGCCGGGTTTTATAAATTAGATAAGCTTCCACCCCACACAACAGGCCATAAAGGTTTTGACTGGAGGTGGCTGGCACAAACCATCAGGCATAATTTCTGTATCCAAAAGATAATTACTTTCCCTTTAAATCTTATACCCACCGGGTTGGCGTCTTCGGTTTTTATAATCAGTAAACCTCGATGTTGGAAGATGGAAGATGGTTGA
- a CDS encoding glycosyltransferase family 4 protein has protein sequence MHILFIIPYPIESAPSQRFRFEQYFEILKKKGWGLRIYSFIDDHTWQILYERGHIFSKAYGILKGFIRRFHVLLIVKKYDYVYIHREATPIGPPISEWIISKIIRKRVIYDFDDAVWMTDTSENNKIISSIKCHWKVSMICKWAYKVSCGNEFLCDYAKRFNKNVILNPSTIDNSHIHSKIKDHNTDKVIIGWTGSHSTLEYLDIILPVIRKLETKYNFEFWIISNKKPKFKLRSLVLVQWQKSTEVSDLLNLDIGLMPLNDDEWAKGKCGLKALQYMALGIPPVVSPVGVNKSIVDHKVDGYWCETSDDWYYYLEKLILDPGLRTEIGKCARDKVIKHYSVTSNKDNFLSLFN, from the coding sequence ATGCATATCCTCTTTATCATTCCTTATCCCATTGAGAGTGCCCCCTCCCAAAGATTCCGTTTTGAACAATATTTTGAAATTCTTAAGAAAAAAGGGTGGGGTCTAAGGATTTACTCATTTATTGATGATCATACATGGCAAATTTTGTATGAAAGGGGGCATATATTTTCAAAAGCATACGGAATTTTAAAAGGCTTTATACGCAGATTTCATGTTTTACTGATTGTCAAAAAATATGATTACGTTTATATTCACAGAGAAGCAACTCCAATAGGCCCTCCGATAAGTGAATGGATAATATCAAAAATTATTAGGAAAAGAGTTATCTATGATTTTGATGATGCAGTCTGGATGACTGACACCTCTGAAAACAATAAAATAATTTCCAGTATAAAATGCCATTGGAAAGTTTCTATGATCTGTAAGTGGGCATATAAGGTAAGCTGCGGGAATGAATTTTTGTGTGATTATGCAAAACGATTTAATAAGAATGTAATATTAAATCCATCAACTATTGATAATTCCCATATTCACAGCAAGATCAAAGATCACAATACAGACAAGGTAATTATTGGGTGGACAGGCTCTCATTCTACATTAGAATACCTGGATATTATTTTGCCAGTAATACGTAAACTGGAAACAAAATATAATTTTGAATTTTGGATTATTTCAAATAAAAAACCCAAATTTAAATTAAGATCATTGGTTTTAGTGCAATGGCAAAAATCTACTGAAGTTTCAGATCTGCTTAATCTCGATATTGGTTTAATGCCCTTAAACGATGATGAGTGGGCTAAAGGGAAATGCGGCTTAAAAGCTTTACAATACATGGCGCTTGGTATTCCACCGGTTGTTTCTCCGGTTGGTGTAAATAAATCTATCGTTGATCACAAGGTAGATGGCTACTGGTGTGAAACATCTGATGATTGGTATTATTATTTAGAAAAATTAATTTTAGATCCTGGTTTAAGAACTGAAATCGGTAAATGTGCCAGGGATAAAGTGATAAAGCATTACTCAGTAACTTCTAATAAGGATAATTTTTTGTCGTTGTTTAATTAG